One window of the Oceanicaulis sp. genome contains the following:
- a CDS encoding DUF3089 domain-containing protein, producing MSRLWPQSVFLRALLIGAVGFVLFLALAAVLLRDQIFQTLLDPGVPFQTYERPDPPDYAEPAAWAARPGGEIAEGAPAVFFIHPSTYDGGGHWNAPYDRAQEIAEVDSVALPNWAAPLLVEDAVLFAPRYRQASLYAFMNNREDSVQARLLAYQDVQAAFDRFLTEIGEDRPIVIAGVGQGSLHALGLLIDRVAPSEELSRRLAAAYLLEAPTPLDLFAGSMGALTVCAGPEQARCVLGYSAVEPDERGRIEALTERSMSWSGPGELDFVSNRALMCVNPITGRADEDYAPARLHRGGAAAEGLSFEDAPSPMAAQTGAQCQNGLLMVEQPRTRALRRPGRLGEDRRTPPYNLFYMDLREDARRRVETVQALLADEALYAPPLGDIEEVEVFEVKPIDG from the coding sequence ATGTCACGCCTTTGGCCGCAATCGGTTTTCCTGCGCGCGCTGTTGATCGGCGCGGTGGGGTTCGTGCTGTTTCTCGCGCTGGCCGCCGTGCTGCTGCGCGATCAGATTTTCCAGACCCTGCTCGATCCCGGCGTGCCGTTTCAAACCTATGAGCGGCCCGACCCGCCGGACTACGCCGAACCGGCCGCCTGGGCGGCGCGGCCGGGCGGGGAGATCGCCGAGGGCGCCCCGGCGGTGTTCTTCATCCATCCCTCGACCTATGACGGCGGCGGGCACTGGAACGCGCCCTACGACCGGGCGCAGGAAATTGCTGAGGTCGACAGCGTCGCCCTGCCGAACTGGGCCGCGCCGCTCCTCGTCGAAGACGCCGTTCTGTTCGCGCCGCGCTATCGCCAGGCGAGCCTCTACGCGTTCATGAACAATCGCGAGGACAGCGTCCAGGCGCGGCTTCTGGCCTATCAGGACGTTCAGGCGGCCTTCGACCGGTTCCTCACCGAAATCGGCGAGGACCGGCCGATCGTGATCGCCGGCGTCGGTCAGGGATCGCTGCATGCGCTGGGGCTTCTGATCGATCGCGTGGCGCCGTCGGAGGAGCTCAGCCGCCGGCTCGCGGCGGCTTACCTGCTTGAAGCGCCGACCCCGCTCGACCTGTTCGCGGGATCGATGGGCGCGCTGACGGTGTGCGCCGGCCCCGAGCAGGCGCGCTGCGTGCTCGGCTATTCCGCCGTCGAGCCCGACGAGCGCGGCCGGATCGAGGCGCTGACCGAGCGCTCCATGAGCTGGTCGGGTCCCGGCGAGCTCGACTTCGTGTCCAACCGGGCGCTGATGTGCGTCAATCCGATCACCGGGCGGGCGGACGAGGACTACGCCCCGGCGCGGCTGCATCGCGGCGGCGCGGCGGCGGAAGGCCTGAGCTTCGAGGACGCGCCCTCGCCGATGGCCGCGCAGACCGGCGCGCAATGCCAGAACGGTCTTCTGATGGTCGAACAGCCCCGAACACGGGCGCTGCGCCGCCCCGGCCGGCTGGGCGAAGACCGGCGGACCCCGCCCTATAACCTGTTCTACATGGATCTGCGCGAAGACGCGCGACGCCGGGTCGAGACCGTACAGGCGCTTTTAGCCGACGAAGCGCTCTATGCGCCGCCGCTGGGCGATATCGAGGAAGTCGAGGTCTTCGAAGTCAAACCGATCGACGGCTAG
- a CDS encoding DUF502 domain-containing protein, protein MLRWLRNRFLTGVVVAAPIAITVWLIYTFVGFVDRVIKPLIPDRYNPESYLPFAIPGMGLLIAILGLTLLGALAANIFGRTLIDIGERIVNSVPLIRNIYSALKQIVETVFQGQQNSFKEVVLVEYPMKGSYAVAFVASRGRGVIREVVGKGGPVIGVFIPTTPNPTSGFLLFVPEASVVKLDLTVEEAAKLIISFGMVTPERLPEGAIPADAPIKAGAGTMPDDPAEPESGKRA, encoded by the coding sequence GTGCTGCGCTGGCTCAGAAACAGATTTCTCACCGGCGTCGTGGTCGCCGCGCCGATCGCGATCACCGTATGGCTGATCTACACCTTCGTCGGCTTCGTCGACCGGGTGATCAAGCCGCTCATCCCCGACCGGTACAATCCCGAAAGCTATCTGCCTTTCGCCATTCCCGGCATGGGCCTTCTGATCGCGATCCTCGGACTGACGCTTCTGGGCGCGCTGGCGGCGAACATTTTCGGGCGCACGCTGATCGATATCGGCGAGCGAATCGTCAATTCCGTACCGCTGATCCGGAACATCTATTCCGCGCTCAAGCAGATCGTGGAAACAGTGTTCCAGGGCCAGCAGAACTCCTTCAAGGAGGTCGTGCTGGTCGAATACCCGATGAAGGGCAGCTACGCCGTCGCCTTCGTGGCGAGCCGCGGGCGCGGAGTGATCCGCGAGGTGGTCGGCAAGGGCGGTCCGGTGATCGGGGTGTTCATCCCGACCACGCCGAACCCGACCTCGGGCTTTCTGCTGTTCGTGCCCGAGGCCAGCGTCGTGAAGCTCGACCTCACCGTCGAGGAAGCCGCCAAGCTCATCATCAGTTTCGGCATGGTCACGCCCGAACGCCTGCCCGAAGGCGCGATTCCTGCCGATGCGCCGATCAAGGCGGGGGCGGGGACGATGCCCGACGATCCGGCGGAGCCGGAGTCCGGCAAGCGGGCCTAG